Proteins encoded together in one Triticum dicoccoides isolate Atlit2015 ecotype Zavitan chromosome 7B, WEW_v2.0, whole genome shotgun sequence window:
- the LOC119340796 gene encoding nucleolin-like, translating to MEAADLAADGRIFKADFTDAGAYQLRERMREKLREFEGSPEDSIADYVIVLLRNGKRKDQARKELHIFLGVDDSALFISWLWDHLSLNLHLYVQTQEQEVENKDDEIPKELSGRHKSPEVYARRDQTPLEHTSESNTTIRSRNKRDWKGTGREGNRNFPLRSVLTDILHGEEKKLQKSTEIRQPPSSNQRNGRKRDREDEPQQTKRELPSRPVLGASRRLLQFAVRDAVKAVQQTSSSMEPSSKRLRSVVSTVSTDNQHGKMSERSTDSLHDRRSERATDSLHDRRSERSADNPNDKRVERKRQILQVPGAALALRAAAEAAADSSKARSTGSVFSRLGQGNAVNKPSRSREEKRGYDDFEPATTLDDHDSDQHDNDEQISGDLEIADGEDEMNVDTTSDEDADIDDEMTRYQSSDSHVVEKKYTLTKCSAEPETNKTKHSSLTYEEQPVSSAPIRASKTVAVPVNPISVEPPNFGTPKDVHVVEKPDITPMNANVASPAINVKELGHGEVQKDSQRSATSVSSSYSTAHPTEDADSRTLYVSNVHFAATKDSLSRHFNKFGAVLKVVIVTNAATGQPTGSAYVEFLHTESAERALSLNGTSFMTRILKVVRRSSHEAAHFYGWPGSGRSSYARGRMAYPRGVLPGSSFRGHTPMKAGARSFQWKREPSGTESNAGAKPDMSVALASAEQVLPPAT from the exons ATGGAGGCGGCCGATCTCGCCGCGGACGGCCGCATCTTCAAGGCCGACTTCACCGACGCCGGCGCCTACCAGCTCCGCGAGCGCATGCGGGAGAAGCTCCGTGAGTTCGAGGGCAGTCCCGAAGACTCCATCGCG GACTACGTTATTGTGCTTCTCAGGAATGGAAAACGCAAGGACCAGGCCAGGAAGGAGCTCCATATTTTTTTAGGAGTTGATGATAGTGCATTGTTTATTTCATG GCTGTGGGATCATCTATCTTTAAATTTGCATTTGTATGTGCAAACACAAGAGCAGGAGGTGGAGAACAAGGACGATGAAATCCCAAAAGAACTATCTGGAAGACATAAATCACCTGAGGTGTACGCGAGAAGAGATCAAACGCCTCTTGAGCACACAAGTGAATCAAATACGACCATCAGGAGTCGGAATAAGAGGGATTGGAAAGGAACTGGCAGGGAGGGCAACAGAAACTTTCCACTTCGAAGTGTACTAACGGATATTTTGCACGGAGAAGAGAAAAAGCTGCAAAAGTCTACTGAAATACGACAGCCTCCATCATCTAATCAACGGAATGGCAGAAAGCGTGATCGGGAGGATGAACCACAACAAACAAAG agAGAACTGCCTTCTCGTCCGGTGCTTGGTGCTTCCCGTCGTCTTCTGCAGTTCGCCGTTCGAGATGCTGTAAAAGCTGTACAGCAAACCAGCAGCTCTATGGAGCCATCTTCTAAGCGCCTACGCTCTGTTGTTTCCACGGTATCCACAGACAACCAGCATGGTAAAATGTCAGAAAGATCTACAGACAGCCTACATGACAGGAGATCAGAGAGAGCTACAGACAGCCTGCATGACAGGAGATCAGAAAGATCTGCAGACAACCCGAATGATAAAAGAGTAGAAAGAAAAAGGCAAATTCTACAAGTACCTGGAGCCGCTTTAGCTCTTAGAGCTGCTGCAGAGGCTGCTGCAGACTCTTCCAAAGCAAGATCTACTGGAAGTGTGTTCAGTAGATTGGGTCAAGGGAATGCTGTGAATAAACCATCTCGTTCTCGTGAAGAGAAGAGAGGCTATGATGATTTTGAACCAGCTACAACGTTAGATGATCACGACTCTGATCAGCATGATAATGACGAGCAGATATCTGGAGACCTGGAGATAGCAGACGGGGAAGATGAAATGAATGTTGATACTACCTCTGATGAGGATGCGGACATAGATGATGAAATGACTAGATACCAAAGTTCTGATTCACATGTTGTGGAGAAGAAATATACATTGACAAAATGCAGCGCTGAACCTGAGACCAATAAAACAAAGCATTCTAGTTTGACTTATGAGGAGCAACCTGTTTCTTCGGCACCAATAAGAGCAAGCAAAACTGTTGCTGTTCCAGTTAACCCCATTTCCGTGGAACCTCCAAATTTTGGAACACCAAAAGATGTTCATGTTGTGGAGAAGCCGGACATCACACCCATGAATGCTAATGTTGCCTCTCCAGCTATTAATGTCAAA GAATTAGGTCATGGAGAAGTCCAAAAGGATTCACAGCGGTCTGCAACATCTG TTTCTAGTTCATATAGCACTGCCCATCCCACAGAAGATGCGGATTCAAGGACCCTCTATGTTAGCAAT GTTCACTTTGCTGCCACCAAGGACTCTCTGTCTCGCCATTTCAACAAGTTTGGTGCAGTGCTGAAAGTAGTCATTGTTACTAATGCAGCAACTGGGCAGCCAACAGG GTCCGCCTATGTCGAGTTTTTACACACAGAGTCGGCTGAAAGAGCTCTGTCATTGAATGGCACATCATTTATGACGCGCATTCTAAAG GTCGTGAGGCGAAGCTCCCATGAAGCTGCTCACTTTTATGGTTGGCCTGGTAGTGGTCGATCATCATATGCTAGGGGTAGGATGGCATACCCAAGGGGTGTTCTCCCTGGTAGCTCATTTAGAGGGCATACTCCGATGAAAGCAGGTGCCAGAAGTTTTCAGTGGAAACGTGAGCCTTCAGGCACCGAGTCCAATGCAGGTGCAAAACCCGACATGAGTGTGGCATTGGCTTCAGCTGAGCAGGTGCTTCCACCAGCCACATAG